The following are encoded together in the Nisaea sediminum genome:
- the tolB gene encoding Tol-Pal system beta propeller repeat protein TolB, with the protein MRFAGLSRTAEFSPAALFWRLLLPALFAALCFAGTARAELRIDITQGKVDPLPVAIADFTGNNGESAQIGRDIAAVIAANLERSGLFAPISKSAFIQQNVSLSALPRFGDWRIINAQALVHGAVSFEASGAVKVEFRLWDVFAEQQMVANAYTTVPANWRRVAHIISDAIYQRMTGESGYFDTRIVYIAESGPPDRRTKRLAIMDQDGANNRFLTDGRDLVLTPRFSPTLQEITYLAYYNDKPRVYIFNIETGQQEVLGDFPGMTFAPRFSPDGNRVIMSLARNGITDIYTMDLATRRVRRLTDSPSIDTSPTFSPDGSQITFNSDRGGTQQIYVMDSSGGNVQRISFGKGRYATPVWSPRGDLIAFTKMAGGQFYIGVMRPDGTGERLLAQGYLVEAPTWAPNGRVLIYFKQFPSDSSGRGGKTRLYSIDLTGYNEREIVTPVDASDPAWSPLIP; encoded by the coding sequence ATGAGGTTCGCTGGACTGTCCCGGACTGCCGAATTTTCACCTGCCGCGCTGTTCTGGCGTCTGCTCCTGCCCGCCCTGTTCGCCGCGCTTTGCTTCGCCGGCACGGCACGCGCCGAGCTCCGGATCGATATCACCCAGGGCAAGGTCGATCCGCTGCCCGTGGCGATCGCGGACTTTACCGGTAACAACGGTGAAAGCGCCCAGATCGGCCGCGACATTGCGGCGGTGATCGCGGCAAACCTGGAGCGTTCCGGCCTCTTTGCGCCGATCAGCAAGTCGGCCTTCATCCAGCAGAATGTCTCGCTGAGCGCACTGCCACGGTTCGGTGACTGGCGGATCATCAACGCGCAGGCCCTTGTGCATGGCGCGGTAAGCTTCGAGGCCAGCGGGGCGGTGAAGGTCGAGTTCCGGCTCTGGGACGTCTTTGCGGAACAGCAGATGGTCGCGAATGCCTATACCACGGTGCCCGCGAACTGGCGCCGCGTCGCGCATATCATCTCGGATGCGATCTACCAGCGCATGACCGGCGAGAGTGGCTATTTCGACACCCGTATTGTCTATATCGCGGAGAGCGGCCCGCCGGACCGCCGGACCAAGCGCCTCGCGATCATGGACCAGGACGGCGCCAACAACCGTTTCCTGACTGACGGCCGCGATCTCGTGCTGACGCCGCGTTTCTCGCCGACCCTGCAGGAGATCACCTATCTCGCCTATTACAACGACAAGCCGCGGGTCTACATCTTCAATATCGAGACCGGACAGCAGGAGGTTCTCGGTGATTTCCCGGGCATGACCTTCGCACCGCGTTTCTCGCCGGACGGCAACCGGGTGATCATGAGCCTCGCGCGGAACGGCATCACCGACATCTACACGATGGATCTGGCGACCCGCAGGGTCCGGCGCCTGACCGACAGCCCGTCAATCGATACCTCGCCGACCTTTTCGCCGGACGGCTCGCAGATCACCTTCAACTCCGACCGGGGCGGCACGCAACAAATCTACGTGATGGACTCAAGCGGCGGGAACGTGCAGCGAATCAGTTTCGGAAAGGGGCGCTATGCCACGCCGGTCTGGTCGCCACGCGGGGACTTGATCGCTTTCACCAAAATGGCGGGCGGGCAGTTCTATATCGGTGTCATGCGGCCCGACGGAACCGGCGAGCGTCTGTTGGCGCAAGGCTATCTCGTGGAGGCTCCGACCTGGGCCCCGAACGGGAGAGTTTTGATATATTTCAAGCAGTTCCCATCGGATTCATCCGGTCGTGGTGGCAAAACCAGACTCTATTCCATTGACCTTACAGGGTATAACGAGCGCGAAATTGTCACTCCGGTGGACGCTTCCGACCCCGCATGGTCGCCCTTGATTCCCTGA
- a CDS encoding energy transducer TonB, with the protein MRTGLTISVGLHAAVFAIAWFGLPQLRNDDILPEQLVIVDMVPITEVTNTPTVTAEPEKPKEPEPETPKPEPKEAPPPPPQAEAPPPPPPPAPAPEPAPKPVAEAPEPEPAPVPKPAPAKEPEPEKVAQAPQPAPKPRPKPRAPVPDPKDTAEKPKKDDKKQDFSRLLKTLEKTEPTVAAKPKEEEKKKEDKTDPLKDVLAKLNAPARSRSDKAFDPENKVSVSEIDAVRRQIAQCWNVPAGAKDAGDLYIEIALQMNADGSVRDARIVDQSRLSRDTFFRTAAESARRAVLSCGKLPLPPEKYEAWKTITMTFNPRDLL; encoded by the coding sequence ATGCGCACGGGGCTCACCATATCTGTCGGCCTGCACGCGGCGGTCTTTGCCATCGCCTGGTTCGGCCTGCCCCAGCTCCGGAACGACGACATCCTTCCGGAGCAGCTGGTGATCGTCGATATGGTACCGATCACCGAGGTGACGAATACCCCGACCGTGACGGCCGAGCCTGAAAAGCCCAAGGAGCCGGAGCCCGAAACGCCGAAGCCCGAGCCGAAGGAAGCTCCGCCTCCGCCGCCTCAGGCCGAAGCTCCGCCGCCTCCGCCCCCGCCCGCCCCGGCGCCCGAGCCAGCACCGAAACCCGTCGCCGAGGCCCCCGAGCCGGAACCGGCGCCGGTTCCGAAGCCTGCACCTGCAAAGGAGCCGGAACCGGAGAAGGTCGCCCAGGCGCCGCAGCCGGCGCCCAAGCCGCGCCCGAAGCCGCGCGCTCCCGTGCCGGATCCGAAGGACACGGCGGAGAAGCCGAAGAAGGACGACAAGAAGCAGGATTTCTCGCGTCTGCTGAAGACGCTCGAGAAGACCGAGCCGACGGTCGCGGCCAAGCCGAAAGAGGAAGAGAAGAAGAAAGAGGACAAGACCGATCCGCTGAAGGACGTCTTGGCGAAGCTGAACGCGCCCGCGCGCAGCCGCTCCGACAAGGCCTTCGATCCGGAGAACAAGGTCTCCGTCAGCGAGATCGACGCCGTCCGCCGGCAGATCGCGCAATGCTGGAACGTGCCGGCCGGCGCCAAGGATGCCGGGGATCTCTATATCGAGATCGCGCTGCAGATGAACGCCGACGGCAGCGTGCGGGACGCTCGCATCGTCGATCAGTCGCGTCTTTCCCGCGACACTTTCTTCCGCACCGCCGCCGAGAGTGCGCGGCGCGCGGTTCTGAGCTGCGGCAAGCTTCCGCTGCCGCCTGAAAAATACGAGGCATGGAAGACCATCACCATGACCTTCAATCCGAGGGATCTGCTGTGA
- the tolR gene encoding protein TolR produces the protein MAASMIGNGRGKGRNRYRPLSEINVTPLVDVMLVLLIVFMVTAPLLTVGVPVDLPKTEAAQLTDEVEPLVVSVNAEGVIFLQETEVPRENLVPRLNAVTGQRPDVRIFVRGDKAIQYGTVMEVMGLISAAGFTKVALLAEIPDTMKGTR, from the coding sequence ATGGCCGCTTCCATGATCGGAAACGGGCGCGGAAAGGGGCGGAACCGCTACCGCCCGCTCAGTGAGATCAACGTGACCCCGCTGGTCGACGTGATGCTCGTGCTGCTCATCGTCTTCATGGTGACGGCGCCGCTGCTCACCGTCGGCGTGCCGGTGGATCTGCCGAAGACCGAAGCGGCCCAGCTCACCGACGAGGTCGAGCCGCTGGTGGTCTCCGTCAATGCGGAGGGCGTGATCTTCCTGCAGGAAACCGAGGTGCCGCGCGAAAACCTGGTGCCGCGGCTGAACGCGGTCACCGGACAGCGACCCGACGTGCGTATCTTCGTGCGCGGCGACAAGGCGATCCAGTACGGCACGGTGATGGAAGTGATGGGGCTGATCAGTGCCGCCGGCTTCACCAAGGTCGCCCTGCTTGCCGAGATTCCGGACACGATGAAGGGAACGCGCTGA
- the tolQ gene encoding protein TolQ: protein MEQTVVDTVALGGTAATDMSIWGLFLAADWIVKTVMVILILASVWSWAIIVDKTLKLRRLSKAAEDFEESFWSGGSLEDLYDRIGGQPGDPMTAVFSAAMREWRRSAAKGLTSKGSEIRASLRQRIEQVMQLSIGREMDRLEKHMTFLASVGSVAPFVGLFGTVWGIMNSFQSIAATKNTSLAVVAPGIAEALFATALGLIAAIPAVIAYNKISTDLGRFAGRLESFSAEFASILSRQLDEGG, encoded by the coding sequence ATGGAACAGACAGTCGTCGACACCGTAGCGCTTGGGGGTACGGCCGCCACCGACATGAGCATCTGGGGCCTCTTCCTGGCCGCGGACTGGATCGTGAAGACCGTGATGGTCATCCTGATCCTGGCCTCGGTCTGGAGCTGGGCCATCATCGTCGACAAGACGCTGAAGCTGCGCCGTCTCTCCAAGGCGGCCGAGGATTTCGAGGAAAGCTTCTGGTCCGGCGGCTCGCTTGAGGACCTTTATGACCGGATCGGCGGGCAGCCCGGCGATCCGATGACGGCTGTGTTCTCCGCCGCGATGCGGGAATGGCGCCGCTCGGCCGCCAAGGGGCTGACCTCCAAGGGTTCGGAGATCCGGGCGAGCCTGCGCCAGCGCATCGAGCAGGTGATGCAGCTTTCGATCGGCCGGGAGATGGACCGGCTGGAAAAGCACATGACCTTCCTTGCCTCGGTCGGCTCGGTCGCGCCCTTCGTCGGCCTGTTCGGCACGGTCTGGGGGATCATGAACAGCTTCCAGTCCATCGCCGCGACCAAGAACACCTCGCTCGCGGTCGTCGCGCCGGGGATCGCCGAGGCGCTCTTCGCCACCGCGCTCGGTCTGATCGCCGCCATCCCGGCGGTCATCGCCTACAACAAGATCTCGACCGACCTCGGCCGTTTCGCAGGCCGTCTGGAAAGCTTCTCGGCCGAGTTCGCCTCGATCCTCTCGCGCCAGCTCGACGAGGGGGGCTGA
- the ybgC gene encoding tol-pal system-associated acyl-CoA thioesterase, translated as MSERKSMPAVTSFTADGAHVLRARVYYEDTDAGGVVYHANYLRFAERGRTEYLRDLGISQSELSDAEGVFFVVRRSVIDFRLPARLDDALEIATRIAETKGASFEVEQEIRKTGTDGHLVRVASTIACIDAKGRPVRVPKSVREKLDRPIMAGTNQEPPKADVQKSGD; from the coding sequence ATGTCTGAGCGCAAGTCGATGCCTGCGGTGACCTCGTTCACGGCGGATGGCGCCCATGTGCTCCGCGCCCGGGTCTATTACGAGGACACGGATGCCGGCGGCGTCGTCTATCACGCCAACTACCTGCGCTTTGCCGAGCGCGGTCGGACGGAATATCTCCGAGATCTCGGTATTTCCCAGTCGGAACTTTCCGATGCTGAAGGCGTTTTTTTCGTGGTTCGGCGCAGTGTCATCGATTTCCGCCTGCCGGCCCGTCTGGACGATGCGCTCGAGATCGCGACGCGGATCGCGGAGACGAAAGGCGCCTCCTTCGAGGTGGAACAGGAAATCAGAAAAACGGGAACTGACGGCCATCTGGTTCGGGTCGCAAGCACGATCGCGTGCATCGACGCCAAGGGCCGGCCTGTCAGGGTCCCGAAATCGGTCCGGGAAAAACTGGACCGTCCGATCATGGCTGGGACGAACCAGGAACCGCCGAAGGCGGACGTTCAGAAATCCGGGGATTAG
- the ruvB gene encoding Holliday junction branch migration DNA helicase RuvB, whose protein sequence is MVDGERSVEDTPERALRPVTLDDFVGQKQSRENLKVFIEAAKAREEAMDHTLFFGPPGLGKTTLAQIVARELGVNFRATSGPVIAKAGDLAALLTNLQARDVLFIDEIHRLNPAVEEVLYPAMEDFQLDLIIGEGPAARSIRIDLPPFTLVAATTRSGLITTPLRERFGIPLRLQFYTPEELQSIVMRGASLLGMNLLPDGATEIANRSRGTPRVAGRLLRRVRDFAAVAGVEEIGQKAADGALNRLDIDERGLDAMDRKYLRCIAENYGGGPVGAETLAAALSEQRDVIEEVIEPYLLQQGLLQRTPRGRVLSEAAYRYLGLAAPNRTPAEVAQMTLLEDDPEGCDV, encoded by the coding sequence CTGGTCGATGGGGAGCGCTCCGTCGAGGATACCCCGGAACGGGCGCTCCGGCCGGTCACGCTCGACGATTTCGTCGGCCAGAAGCAGAGCCGGGAAAACCTCAAGGTTTTCATCGAGGCTGCCAAAGCCCGCGAAGAAGCGATGGATCACACGCTGTTCTTCGGCCCGCCCGGTCTCGGCAAGACAACGCTGGCGCAGATCGTCGCCCGCGAGCTCGGGGTGAACTTCCGTGCGACTTCGGGTCCGGTGATCGCAAAGGCGGGCGATCTCGCAGCGCTTCTGACCAATCTGCAGGCCCGCGACGTGCTCTTCATCGACGAGATACATCGCCTTAATCCTGCCGTAGAGGAAGTGCTCTATCCCGCCATGGAGGACTTTCAGCTCGACCTCATAATCGGCGAGGGGCCGGCCGCGCGTTCGATCCGCATCGATCTGCCACCCTTTACGCTGGTGGCGGCGACCACGCGCTCCGGCCTGATCACGACGCCGCTCCGCGAACGCTTCGGCATTCCGTTGCGGCTGCAATTCTACACCCCGGAGGAGCTGCAGAGCATCGTCATGCGCGGTGCGTCCCTGCTCGGCATGAACCTGCTGCCGGACGGTGCCACCGAGATCGCAAACCGGTCCCGCGGCACGCCGCGCGTCGCCGGGCGCCTGCTGCGCCGGGTGCGCGACTTTGCGGCAGTCGCCGGGGTCGAGGAGATTGGCCAGAAGGCGGCCGACGGCGCGCTCAACCGGCTCGATATCGACGAGCGCGGACTGGATGCGATGGACCGGAAATATCTGCGCTGCATCGCCGAGAATTACGGCGGTGGACCGGTCGGGGCGGAAACACTGGCCGCCGCGCTTTCCGAACAGCGCGACGTGATTGAGGAAGTGATCGAACCCTATCTGCTCCAGCAGGGCCTGTTGCAGCGGACACCGCGCGGCCGGGTGCTGTCCGAGGCCGCCTACCGCTATCTCGGTCTTGCCGCGCCGAATCGCACGCCGGCCGAAGTCGCGCAGATGACCCTGCTCGAGGACGATCCCGAGGGGTGCGATGTCTGA
- the ruvA gene encoding Holliday junction branch migration protein RuvA, whose product MIAKLRGILDSFGDGSAVIDVRGVGYLIFASSRTLGRLGDRGGEVSVHVETHVREDHIHLYGFADKAEQDCFRMLQTVQGVGAKAALSILSALSPDEIIRAVAAGDAKMLTRADGVGPKLAGRIVNELKDKAVNVSLGADAAAPAAAGKGKATSKESAAVADAISALVNLGYDRSVAYGAVHAAAKSAGADAGLDQLITGGLKELAS is encoded by the coding sequence GTGATCGCGAAACTGCGCGGGATCCTGGACTCTTTCGGCGACGGCTCGGCGGTCATCGATGTCCGCGGCGTCGGCTATCTGATCTTCGCCTCCAGCCGGACCCTCGGACGCCTCGGCGACCGCGGCGGCGAGGTCTCGGTCCATGTCGAGACCCATGTCCGCGAAGACCATATCCATCTCTACGGCTTCGCCGACAAGGCGGAGCAGGATTGCTTCCGGATGCTGCAGACGGTTCAGGGTGTCGGCGCCAAGGCGGCCCTCTCGATCCTCTCCGCGCTCTCGCCGGACGAGATCATCCGGGCCGTCGCGGCCGGCGACGCCAAGATGCTGACCCGCGCCGACGGGGTCGGGCCGAAGCTGGCCGGGCGCATCGTCAACGAACTGAAGGACAAGGCGGTGAACGTCTCCCTCGGAGCGGACGCCGCCGCGCCGGCAGCCGCCGGAAAGGGCAAGGCGACGTCGAAGGAGTCCGCTGCGGTGGCGGACGCGATCTCGGCCCTCGTCAATCTCGGCTATGACCGCAGCGTGGCCTATGGCGCGGTCCACGCCGCGGCAAAGTCCGCCGGCGCGGATGCCGGGCTTGACCAGCTCATCACCGGCGGTCTGAAGGAGCTCGCCTCGTGA
- the ruvC gene encoding crossover junction endodeoxyribonuclease RuvC codes for MRLLGLDPGLRFTGWGVIDVDGNRLRHVANGTLKSTASLSIAERLLELHDGVLEIIERHRPDEAAVEETFVNKNPESTLKLGLARGAVLLAPAKKGMRVTEYAPNRVKKTVVGAGHANKDQIQVMVTKLLPDAAFESPDAADALAVAICHAHFAQSRHAFGDSVGVSRIRKQSATGGYEKAVQAALRKEMGL; via the coding sequence ATGAGGCTTCTCGGTCTCGATCCGGGCCTCCGTTTCACCGGCTGGGGCGTCATCGACGTGGACGGCAATCGTCTGCGTCATGTCGCCAACGGGACGTTGAAGTCGACGGCCTCCCTGAGCATCGCCGAGAGGCTGCTGGAGCTGCATGACGGCGTGCTTGAGATCATCGAACGCCATCGCCCCGACGAGGCGGCGGTCGAGGAGACCTTCGTCAACAAGAACCCGGAATCGACCCTGAAGCTGGGGCTTGCCCGCGGCGCCGTGCTGCTGGCCCCGGCCAAGAAGGGGATGCGGGTGACGGAATACGCGCCGAACCGGGTGAAGAAGACCGTGGTCGGGGCCGGGCACGCCAACAAGGACCAGATCCAGGTCATGGTGACCAAGCTGCTGCCGGATGCCGCCTTCGAAAGCCCGGATGCGGCCGATGCGCTTGCGGTCGCGATCTGCCACGCACATTTCGCCCAGAGCCGTCATGCCTTCGGCGACTCTGTCGGGGTCTCCCGGATCCGCAAGCAATCCGCGACCGGCGGCTATGAGAAGGCCGTGCAGGCGGCGCTCAGGAAGGAGATGGGGCTGTGA
- a CDS encoding YebC/PmpR family DNA-binding transcriptional regulator yields MAGHSQFKNIMYRKGAQDKKRAKLFTRLIREIAVAAKASTDPASNPRLRSAIQAAREANMPKDNIDRVLKKAEGGGEDDNYEDIRYEGYAPGGVAMIVEALTDNRNRTASEVRAAFSKHGGTLGETNSVSFMFDRIGQISYPADKAGADDMFEAALEAGAENVESTEDGHVITCAPDELSAVREALSEKFGAPENAELTWKPQNTVPVDEGQAETIMKLLAVLEDNDDVQSVSANFEIPDDVMRKLTAAA; encoded by the coding sequence ATGGCAGGGCATTCCCAATTTAAGAACATCATGTACCGGAAAGGTGCGCAGGATAAGAAGCGCGCCAAGCTGTTCACACGGCTGATCCGGGAAATCGCGGTCGCGGCGAAGGCCAGCACGGACCCCGCATCGAACCCGCGTCTGCGCTCCGCGATCCAGGCGGCCCGCGAAGCGAACATGCCGAAGGACAATATCGACCGTGTCCTGAAGAAGGCCGAAGGCGGCGGCGAGGACGATAACTACGAGGATATCCGCTACGAAGGCTATGCGCCCGGCGGTGTCGCGATGATCGTCGAGGCGCTGACGGATAACCGCAACCGAACGGCGTCCGAAGTGCGTGCCGCTTTCTCCAAGCATGGCGGGACGCTCGGCGAGACCAATTCGGTCAGCTTCATGTTCGACCGGATCGGGCAGATCAGCTATCCGGCGGACAAGGCGGGGGCTGACGACATGTTCGAAGCGGCACTCGAGGCCGGCGCGGAGAATGTCGAGTCCACCGAGGACGGTCACGTAATCACCTGTGCGCCGGACGAGCTGAGCGCCGTCCGGGAGGCGCTCTCGGAAAAATTCGGTGCGCCGGAAAACGCGGAGCTCACCTGGAAGCCGCAGAACACGGTGCCCGTCGACGAGGGGCAGGCGGAAACCATCATGAAGCTGCTCGCCGTGCTTGAGGACAATGACGACGTGCAGTCGGTCTCGGCCAATTTCGAGATCCCGGACGACGTCATGCGCAAGCTGACGGCGGCGGCCTGA
- a CDS encoding response regulator, whose protein sequence is MSLGPINEARFQRLTVMIVEDSQPMREVLRAMLQAIGVKNIVDARDGNHAIRKLSEYQIDVIITDWVMEEMDGLELTRWIRTSPHSPDEFLPIIMVSGHTEAHRIEMARDAGVTEFIAKPLSGVGLIQRIVAVIEHPRPFVRTDDYFGPDRRRKVEPFDGEERRAAELRDRDARMTPPPAKAHSHARS, encoded by the coding sequence ATGTCTCTAGGGCCGATCAACGAAGCGCGATTCCAGCGTCTGACCGTCATGATTGTCGAGGACAGTCAGCCGATGCGGGAAGTGCTGCGCGCGATGCTGCAGGCGATCGGGGTCAAGAACATCGTCGACGCACGCGACGGGAACCATGCGATCCGCAAGCTGAGCGAGTACCAGATCGACGTCATCATCACCGACTGGGTGATGGAAGAGATGGACGGGCTGGAGCTGACACGCTGGATCCGGACGTCGCCGCACAGTCCCGACGAATTTCTGCCGATCATCATGGTCAGCGGTCACACCGAGGCGCACCGGATCGAGATGGCGCGGGATGCCGGCGTGACGGAATTTATCGCCAAGCCCCTGTCCGGTGTCGGTCTCATTCAGCGCATCGTCGCGGTGATCGAACATCCACGCCCCTTCGTGCGCACGGACGACTATTTCGGTCCCGACCGCCGCCGCAAGGTCGAGCCGTTCGACGGTGAGGAGCGCCGCGCCGCCGAGCTCCGCGACAGGGATGCGCGAATGACACCCCCTCCTGCGAAAGCCCACAGCCACGCCCGTTCGTGA
- a CDS encoding acyl-CoA thioesterase, with translation MSATAVTETRDRFRWWLEIPTRWMDNDVYGHVNNVQYYSYFDTAVNSHLIREAGLDIHNSPVIGLVVETRCQFKKSLVFPDVVEAGIRVEKIGRSSVAYNVGLFRAGDDEIAALGHFVHVYVERESQTPVPIPDRMRAAMEPLRLDP, from the coding sequence GTGAGCGCGACGGCCGTGACGGAAACCCGGGACCGTTTCCGCTGGTGGCTGGAGATCCCGACCCGCTGGATGGACAACGACGTCTACGGGCACGTCAACAACGTCCAGTACTATTCCTATTTCGATACCGCGGTGAACAGTCACCTGATCCGGGAAGCCGGGCTCGACATCCACAACAGCCCGGTAATCGGCCTCGTCGTCGAGACCCGCTGCCAGTTCAAAAAGTCTCTGGTCTTTCCGGACGTGGTCGAGGCGGGCATCCGGGTCGAGAAGATCGGACGCTCCAGCGTGGCCTATAATGTCGGCCTGTTCCGCGCAGGCGACGACGAGATCGCCGCGCTCGGCCATTTCGTGCATGTCTATGTGGAGCGCGAGAGCCAGACCCCGGTTCCGATCCCGGACCGGATGCGGGCCGCGATGGAGCCGCTGCGCCTGGATCCTTAG
- a CDS encoding alpha/beta fold hydrolase — protein MKFEVAGREAFAATGGRPFDGAKPTLLMLHGAGMDHTVWSLQSRYFAHHGFSVLAIDLPGHGRSAGPAPETIPAIADWCVAALDAAGARDVVVMGHSMGALVALEVAARLGARAKALALLGSVPEMKVHPDLLGAARNSNHAALETMVGWGVGRRAQIGGHRAPGSWVSGASMRLLEAGDYAVLATDLAACDAYGGALETAAKLSCPALLLCGSDDKMTPAKLARPLTEALPNCTTSVLPDAGHMMMIEQPDETLDVLADFFGGKA, from the coding sequence ATGAAGTTCGAAGTTGCCGGCCGCGAGGCCTTCGCGGCGACCGGGGGCCGTCCCTTCGATGGGGCCAAACCGACCCTTCTGATGCTGCACGGGGCCGGGATGGACCATACGGTCTGGTCCCTGCAGTCGCGCTATTTCGCGCATCACGGTTTCTCCGTGCTTGCGATCGACCTTCCGGGGCACGGGCGCAGCGCGGGGCCCGCGCCGGAGACGATCCCGGCGATCGCCGACTGGTGTGTCGCGGCGCTGGACGCGGCCGGGGCGCGCGACGTCGTGGTCATGGGGCACTCGATGGGTGCTCTGGTCGCCCTCGAGGTCGCGGCCCGGCTCGGCGCCCGCGCGAAGGCGCTCGCGCTGCTCGGGTCCGTGCCGGAGATGAAAGTGCATCCGGATCTGCTCGGCGCGGCGCGGAACTCCAATCACGCGGCGCTGGAAACCATGGTGGGCTGGGGCGTCGGGCGCAGGGCGCAGATCGGCGGTCACCGGGCGCCCGGAAGCTGGGTCTCGGGAGCCAGCATGCGGCTGCTGGAGGCGGGCGATTATGCCGTCCTGGCGACCGATCTCGCCGCCTGCGACGCCTATGGCGGGGCGCTCGAGACGGCGGCGAAGCTCTCCTGCCCGGCGTTGTTGCTCTGCGGCTCCGACGACAAGATGACACCGGCCAAGCTTGCCCGGCCGCTTACCGAAGCGCTCCCGAACTGCACGACGAGCGTGCTGCCGGACGCCGGGCACATGATGATGATCGAGCAGCCCGACGAGACCCTCGACGTGCTCGCGGATTTCTTCGGAGGCAAGGCGTGA
- a CDS encoding O-acetylhomoserine aminocarboxypropyltransferase — protein MASDGNLFGFDTLALHAGQHPDSDTGARAVPIYQTTSYVFRDVEHAASLFNLERAGHIYSRISNPTVAVLEERMAALEGGVGAVATASGHAALHLAIATLMGAGSHIVASSALYGGSHNLFSHTLPRFGIETTKVHPRDIEGFRKAIRPETRLVFAETIGNPGLEVLDIEALAAVAHEAGIPLMIDSTFTTPYLCRPFDHGADLIMHSATKWLGGHGVAIGGVLVDGGRFDWEASGKFPTLTEPYAGYHGLDFAEEFGPQAFCMRARAEGLRDFGACLSPQNAFHLMQGIETLPLRMDRHVANARKVAAFLEDSEAVEWVLYPELDSHPDHELAKRLMPKGAGSMIAFGIKGGREAGKTFIERLGVWSHLANVGDAKSLVIHPASTTHQQMDAEMMKAAGLSEDLVRLSVGLEDVGDLIADLKQALRAATMRKAG, from the coding sequence ATGGCTTCCGACGGCAATCTTTTCGGCTTCGACACGCTCGCACTGCATGCGGGGCAGCATCCGGACAGCGATACCGGCGCCCGGGCGGTGCCGATCTACCAGACCACGTCCTACGTCTTCCGCGACGTGGAGCATGCGGCGTCGCTGTTCAACCTGGAGCGCGCCGGCCACATTTATTCGCGGATCTCCAACCCGACCGTCGCGGTGCTTGAAGAGCGTATGGCAGCGCTGGAAGGCGGTGTCGGCGCGGTGGCGACCGCCAGCGGCCACGCGGCGCTGCATCTCGCGATCGCGACCTTGATGGGGGCGGGCTCCCACATCGTCGCTTCCAGCGCGCTCTATGGCGGCAGCCACAATCTCTTCAGCCATACCCTGCCGCGCTTCGGCATCGAGACCACCAAGGTCCATCCGCGCGACATCGAGGGCTTCCGCAAGGCGATCCGGCCGGAGACCCGGCTGGTCTTCGCCGAGACCATCGGCAATCCCGGCCTCGAGGTACTGGATATCGAGGCGCTCGCCGCGGTGGCGCATGAGGCGGGCATTCCGTTGATGATCGATTCCACCTTCACCACGCCGTATCTCTGCCGTCCCTTCGACCACGGGGCCGACCTGATCATGCATTCGGCGACCAAGTGGCTCGGCGGGCATGGCGTGGCGATCGGCGGCGTTCTGGTCGACGGCGGGCGGTTCGACTGGGAAGCCTCCGGCAAGTTTCCGACCCTGACCGAACCCTATGCGGGCTATCACGGCCTCGACTTCGCCGAAGAGTTCGGACCGCAGGCCTTCTGCATGCGGGCGCGGGCCGAGGGCCTGCGGGATTTCGGCGCTTGTCTCTCGCCGCAGAACGCCTTCCACCTGATGCAGGGGATCGAGACCCTGCCGCTCCGGATGGACCGCCATGTCGCCAATGCGCGCAAGGTGGCGGCCTTCCTCGAAGACTCAGAGGCGGTGGAGTGGGTGCTCTATCCCGAACTGGACAGCCATCCGGATCATGAACTTGCGAAGCGCCTGATGCCTAAAGGCGCGGGCTCTATGATCGCCTTCGGCATCAAGGGCGGGCGCGAGGCCGGCAAGACCTTCATCGAGCGGCTCGGCGTCTGGTCCCATCTCGCCAATGTCGGCGACGCCAAGTCCCTGGTCATCCATCCCGCCAGCACCACGCACCAGCAGATGGACGCCGAGATGATGAAGGCGGCCGGCCTTTCGGAGGATCTGGTCCGGCTCTCCGTCGGCCTGGAGGATGTGGGCGATCTGATCGCCGACCTGAAGCAGGCGCTGCGCGCCGCGACCATGCGCAAGGCAGGATAA